The Enterobacter asburiae genome window below encodes:
- a CDS encoding toxin VasX — translation MGVSVRHIFKPISYLEIQLLSGVSGGYITKPCVTQPEELASASLITLPVKPLGMKNGVFWFCWSEVEWTPVVRTKHEEASYRIQYMQPFDMDGWINSGKADQVIAISALTETVAEYSSEGKNSSGRIWSPAPWKAATTFEALLIKKSADKLYPNKGAMIVLQDPPAVLQDLSAVIDFELQKNVYKKAEYQRELALASAITGLKESMNRQFERDAIEKNESQERNALYGPFGYSVNGDVPDNMYTSIGDRKVKSEAARRWAEYEQYYEPSKVAGFQKKFNQILQQYNDRIVSPRTEMYLEWIKGSVLLEYFKHNFDTQELKSG, via the coding sequence ATTGGCGTTAGTGTTAGACATATATTCAAGCCTATCTCTTATCTGGAGATACAGCTACTGTCCGGTGTTTCAGGGGGCTACATCACTAAGCCATGCGTTACTCAGCCAGAAGAACTTGCGAGTGCATCACTGATAACGCTCCCGGTAAAGCCCTTGGGCATGAAAAACGGCGTGTTCTGGTTCTGCTGGTCCGAAGTGGAATGGACACCAGTGGTCCGCACAAAGCATGAAGAAGCGTCTTATCGCATCCAGTATATGCAACCTTTTGACATGGATGGCTGGATTAATAGCGGTAAGGCGGACCAGGTTATTGCAATATCAGCGCTGACTGAAACTGTGGCGGAATACAGCAGTGAAGGAAAAAACAGCAGCGGCAGGATATGGTCCCCTGCACCATGGAAAGCTGCCACGACATTTGAAGCCCTTTTAATTAAAAAATCGGCAGACAAGCTTTACCCAAATAAAGGGGCAATGATTGTGCTGCAGGATCCACCTGCAGTCTTGCAGGATCTCTCCGCCGTTATAGACTTTGAATTGCAAAAAAACGTCTACAAAAAAGCCGAATATCAAAGGGAGCTTGCTCTGGCTTCTGCAATTACTGGTTTGAAAGAATCGATGAATCGTCAGTTTGAACGTGACGCTATTGAGAAGAATGAGAGCCAGGAACGCAATGCGCTTTATGGCCCCTTTGGCTATAGCGTGAACGGTGATGTTCCGGATAATATGTATACCTCGATCGGTGATCGGAAAGTAAAATCTGAGGCAGCCAGGAGGTGGGCGGAGTATGAACAATACTATGAACCATCAAAAGTGGCTGGTTTTCAGAAGAAATTTAATCAAATTTTACAGCAGTATAATGACAGAATCGTAAGCCCACGTACTGAAATGTATCTTGAGTGGATAAAGGGCAGCGTATTGCTCGAATATTTTAAGCATAATTTTGATACCCAGGAATTGAAAAGTGGGTGA